In the genome of Brachypodium distachyon strain Bd21 chromosome 3, Brachypodium_distachyon_v3.0, whole genome shotgun sequence, the window TTTTGTATCATACATGCATCCATGATTCATGATTACATCGTCATTGCTAAAGCTAATGGTAAGTAAAGGCAAGCAGTGCTTCTACCAGCTGAAAATGTGGCGCTCTGAAAAATGGGattcaacatttttttttatcctacAATGGAAGCAGGATGAAGGTACTAGCTAGTGAAatgagatgattttttttcagctGTGTGCAAGATAAAAGCAGAATAGAAATGGGCAAGTCATGATCTCGATCGCTTTTGTCCCTGTCCCTGGAATCCATGGCTCTGAAGGTGAAACTAGTAATAGCCTGTAGGGGCCAAAGTCCTGCTTCCATGCTTATCAAGCAAGTGTTAATAGTTGATTGATGTGAGGTCGAACTGCTACTAGTGAAAGTGTACCTTTCTGTCATTGTGTGGTCCAAATATTCCCACTAGCTACTTGGTTCACATGTCaggttattttttttccctgaaGACCTTTATGCTAGCTGCCAGGGTGAAGTGAAAAATCTTTAAAATCTTGGAGAAAACGATACAACTATAACCTAAAATTCATGATTGACTACTTTGTAACTAGTACTTTATATCTCAGCATATCGATCGCTTTTGATGTTATCTAAAACCGTTGTTTAAGAGGATCGAATTAGTATCCTAGATAGAGTCATACGACAGCTCAGTAATCTtctcccttttccttttctacaAGAGGGATCACAGTTGAAAGTCAGTTTTTACTGCTGTGGCTGCGTTCAAAGATTTTCTAGAGAACAGAGATTGCTAGGTAGATTAGCTTCACGACAAAGCTTCGGCCAGCACTCCAGCAGCAATCGAAGGCCTACACGACACGCAGCTTCGGTCATCGGAAAACCATGAGCTGAGCAGATGAGAGAATCGATCAGAGACAGAGGTGGGAGTGTCAGGACATCCACCAAActtgagaaaagaaagaaaggaaggaaaCGGCAAGAAaagatcttctgcttgatcaTTGTGCAAGCACTCGCTGATGAGTATTTCTTTTACGTGGGCAAGGGAGCGAGTGATCAGATGTTTTCCTTTGCAAGGATCGATCGCTGCATTGACAAGAGCTTGCGTCTGACCTAGGAGGGGGATAGGCATCTACACCGCTACTAGTACGATGCCACTATCACTCACTCATTCACTCATCCATGCAGTTGTCTCCACTCTCCCGTGAATTGCCTGGTGACACGTGCCTGGCTTCGTCTTTCCGTCCGGTCGCGAGTGCTGGGGTGGGCATTGCCGGGAGGTTCAAAGGTCGTTGGAAATGGATTTATGGTCCTTGCAACGCGAATGATCACACAGCTCTCGCCATCTGGCAGCAAGAAAGAGAAGTGCATCGGAATGAATGGAAAGGCTGAAACCACCTGATCATTTTTGAAAATACCTCCTCCCTtcatttctaaatacttgtcgctatTTTAGTGCAGGTATCTTGCATAAACTTTCATcatggaagggaaaaaaagcACTCTTTTTGAATTTTCAGTCTGCCGCCCCTTGAATTTACGAAATATTGCATCTTTCATCCTTTTCTACTGTGATGAGGCAGGTGCACGGGAGGGGTATTCCGAGGCTCGTGTCGCTAGTTTGCAAGCTTTGTTAAGTCAAACCTTTTATgattgaccaagtttataaaaaaggTAATAATATCTATAACTTGGTCAAACTCTATCTACAAATGTGCGACAACAGTGGCGGCAAACTGCAACTTGAGGCTGCGGCGAACTGCAACTTGAGGCGGCCCCCTTCAGGCAACGCTTGCAGGAGCTCCTTTTCGGGATGACCACCAGAACCTCCGGTCCGCCTTGAACGACCATAAGCACACGTCCGGATTCAATCCCACCCTAGCCGCTGATGATTGACCGTGACGGTGGCGAGAACGTCCTCTATTTcttggccttctcctcctcttcctcctcctgcgaTGTTTGCGATGATCTCCTCTTCCTTGTGGACGATCTCTTCAATGTTGCAATATCGCCTAATAGCCGTCTTTTcagctttgtttttttaagagaGGTTGTGCCTTGCCCTCTTCATCAGTTGTGTTGtcaatctattttttttcctcgtctCATTAAATAAGGAGTTCAAAAAGGCCTACCCTCTCGGCATGATACTACTCAGATGCTTAGCGCCTTTGAACAAACTAAGTGCCAGTTTTATTCTCGATCTTGCTGAAGATAATAAGCGGTATAGACGAAGTCTTCCGGAAGACCCTCTCATTAGTTTTTGACTCTAACAAGTTAGAGCAAAACCAAACTTGACACACGTTCGTTAAGTCAAACCACCCTCAATCTCCCATTACAAAAGATATATACCCATGACAGTTACACATGCGACATGACAGCATTGCTATTGCTAATTAATCTCTTGACAGTTCATCGATTGCTCACTTCTTCACCCGTGTCCTTTTCGTTCCTACAGAGTAAAGAAACCGATCGGTTCCGTGTCGTCAGGTTTTGTACGTCCGAACGTGCCAACAAGTGGACCGTTCGACACACGGTGAtatcgccgccgcccctcctccaTCTTTTCATCACCTAAAGAGCAAAATAAAAGGGCTCTCACCAATGGATATGATACGTTAGCTCGGTAGCTTGTACACTACTACTCAAAAGATAGATAGCGTTGTCAGGAACACACCAGTTTGGCTAAATATATAAAACGGCCGGTGTCATCCTCCCGCAAGATCTCTGATCGCGTATCCTCGATCTCGTGAATAATTCCTCCTCGATCCATTGCAAACCGAGACAGACAAAGAGGGGAGAAAGGGAGTGGTGAGAGCTAGATATCTGTGGTTAAATCTACCCTGGAGTCACCTTCGTCTACCTAATTCTGGCGGCTGGGGATAAGTCCTGGGATTTATAAGATAAGACCTCTTGGGGGCTGCCATGGGACCGAGCATAGCGATTGATGGGCTAGATCGTCGATCCGCCTCGACAGGGTCATTAGCGGCGGCCTGTAGCGCAATAGCGATCGATCCATCTAGCTAGCTGGGATCGGGGCTCTGTTGCACCCGATCGACAGAGGACAAGTTTGCTCCATTATGGAGTCCACAAACATCGATTGGCCAACGTATATTCTGTGGCCACATAGCCCGATCTCTCGCGACCAGTTGTCGATCGGTCCGGCCTGACTCATCCTGTTCGATCCACTAGAGATAACATTAATATGCAATCACTGCCGGGTTCCTATGCTTACACAGGATGATACATGGCATGCATAATCAACCTTTTTTTATAGAGTAGCTATGATCAAGAATGTGCAAACCCTCCCAAAAATCCTTAAGATCAAAAAACCCAGACATATATATGCCAAAGAACAGAGACGTTTTTTCCCCCTCTGGTTCTGCCAGCACATATACGCTCTGCTTTGCCGTCACTGTAAGGATGTTACGGATGCTTGCTAAATGCTAACGAACTCTGGCGCGAATCCGTCGCGATTCGAGCAGCCCCTTTCCTCGAGCACAgttgggaggaggaggaggaggaggaggaggaggaatagTTATCGTCGTTGCCAAAGTCCACGaaatctggaaaaaaaatttaacGTTCGCGCCTCAAAACGACAGACCCCATCGATCGGCCCGTCACGTCCGATGTGGCCACCCCGCGCTGTCGATGTACCCCGCCACGACGATTCCGGCCGGGCTCACGTGGCCACCAGGACCTAGCACGCTGCGAAACCACGTCCGCTAGCGGCTAGCCACATCGAATCAACGATCATCCCCGGCCAGCCGGCCCCGATCGGCCAGAAGAAAAACGGCACCAATTATTCGTGTTCTCGCTCCGTTCCATTTCCCGAGTTCTCGATCGTCATCGGAGCGCGACCCCGGCCGCCTTCTGCACGCTTCCGGCTTTGATTCGCCGTCGTTGTAGCACTTGTTTTTTTCCAGGCCGCAAGCTAGCAGCCGGCGAAGGGAGCGCGCGGCCGGGCGAGCTGAGCACGAGACCGAAGAAAGCGACGGCCGGGGCGCGAACCAACGGCTCCTGTGTTGTTTGCGATGCGTACGTCGCGATCCGCTTCCACCGGCCGGATCGATGGGGGCTCCGTTTGCCATGTGCGGTGCCGGGGCACGTAAGCGTACGGGGCCAGGCCAAAGGCCAACCCCAGCCGGCGAAAACTACGCCGAAACGGAATAAAACGCCAAGGCCCAAGGGTACATACATGGGTGTGCAAGTGCAATGCAGACGGTTAACTGCAATCGTAGGAGAATCTAAGCGGGGAAGAGACCCAGCGACAGGGTGCGTGTCGCCGTCGTTGCATCGACCAGAGTCTActatctctctcccttgctgcAGTCCTAGACAACATCCATCCCTTTGTCCTTgtcccaccccccccccccccccccccccacacacacaatGTACTACCTAACAATGACCCCATTAATCATCATTGCCTTGCCCTTGCCCTGCCCCATCGTTCCATGGagatcttcatcatcatcacccGTCGGCCCAGAATCAGCAGCAGCGTGATCGTCATCATTACCGCCAACAGCAGCATGATCGCCATCATGCACAGATCGATGGTCGCCCGAGGGCCATATATATAATTCTTCTCCACGGCCAAGAGCTAGCGCATTCATTCCTTGCTTGCTTCCCTTACACGATGACgcgggctgccgcggcagaggatGGGGTCCTGGGGAAGATCTTCTGGCCCGGGGCGAGGATCGCCAGCGGGTCGTAGCGGGCCTTGCGGTCCACGAAGCGGGCCCACTTGGTGGCGCCGAAGTGGCGCGCCCAGTCGGACTCGGTGTCGTAGTGCGGGAAGTACATCTTGAAGTCGTAGCCGTTGGCGTGGCATGCCTCGATGATGCTGCTGTTCTGCGCCACCAGCTCGTCCACCGCCGGCCCGCCCGGGTAGGGCCTGCAGAACCGGAGCAGCGCCACCAGGTAGAAGATCTCGCCCTCCGGCAGCGCCACCGACGTGTTCGGGTCCCACCTGCAGTCCGTGTGTGTGTTAATTAATCACGACAACAAAACTCAGTTATCCTTTAACAAATTGTGCCTGTGCGCTATCAGTCGCACAGCCGGGCCCGGGTGATAACAATAGTTTATCAATCATAGGACCTGGGTTTAGTGGCTGCTAATCTGAAGGCAGGGCTGGCTAAATCCAAAACAGAACGGGATGGAGAATTAGAATTATAAGTACGGCACTCTACGGACGGGCGGGCGAATCATCCGGTTTCCCGGTCAAAAACGCTGCCGCCGCAAGCAAAACGTCAGCGAGGCGAGAGAGCAGGGGAGGCTCAGGTTCACATGCGTGTGGGCTGCCCGCCCCAAATGGCAACTCTGCCACGAGAACGGCCGGGGGCGCAGTGCGGCAGACGAAAGCAATCGAAAACAATGGAGTGGTATAATAATGGCAGTGCATCGATCATCAGTGGTGGCAGAGTGTGGGTCAGCGCATAGGGGGAGTAACAGTAGCACTCACTTGCTGTTGAGCATGGGGTAGACGAGCATGGGCCCGTCGATGCCGTCGGAGAGCATGCCCTTGATGACGGTGGCGTCGAAGCGGGCGATGTCGCGGGAGGAGATGAAGAGGTTGAGCCACGGGTGCGGCGCCGCCCAGCTGCCGTTCCGCcgggcctcctcctccacgtggTTCACCCGCGACAGGAACTCCACGTACCCGACCTCCGCCGCGAACTCCAGGCCCCGCACGTACTTGAGCTGCCGCATCATCGCCCCCATCCTCTGCAAAAACACACATGAGCACGAGGTCAGCATACACAGTTAAACGACTGACGAGTTTTAGCTGTGCCGTGGGGACAAACAAGACGTGAAGGGAGAAAACCGAGACAAAAGAAGGGATCCTCGTCGTCACGGGCGGGCGCGCCGCTGAGGTGAGGTGGAGCCACATACATTGTTGTGTGTACCGCCTCGGCGCGCGCTCACCTCATGCGATCGGCCGTGATCCGGACGCAGCCGTGCGCACTGGGTTACTGCTGCGGTGGGTTGGTgggggccggccggggcaGTTTGGGGAGAGGCACCCGTCATAGAATCCAGCGGGAGATACACGACGAGGCAGACATCCCCGCAGGCCGCAGAAAAGTACACCACCACAGCCCCCGCGCGCAAGTACGGGAATGCCCCCCCGCCCGTGCGGAACAAAATTTACTTACGGcgagtcttttttttctttcttgttaaAGCCTACCTCGTCCACGTCGTCTTGCCGGTGGCGGTGCTGGTACAGGGCCACCTCCAGGCAGTAGAGCACCGGCCCAGCGCCGGCGGGCAGCAGCGACGGCTCGAAGTGGGCGCCGCCCGGGATGGGCACCGACGGCCAGCCGTTGACCGGGTCGTCGCTGCGCACGAACGCGAACCCTTCCACGTAATCCAGCGCCGACTCCGCCGGCCGCGTCACCAGCCACTCCGCGTCCGCCGCGTACTCCGCGAAGCTCGCGTACACCACTCGCGTCCACTTCACCTGCAAAAGCAGCCATGCCCGTCGTCcgtcagcgtgccgtgattgGGCCTACGAGGTGTTCGGTAGATTGCTTTGCTTACCGTTTGTGGGGCGGGGGAGAGGGGGATGCGGGCGCGGGTGATGACGCCGAACTGGCCGaggccgccgaggacggcgAAGAAGAGGTCGGAATgggaggaaggggagcagACGTGGCGCTTGCCGTCGCCGGTCACCACCTCCAGCTCCGCCACGTTGGACACCTGGGGCCCGTAGCGGTGGGACTGCCCGCTCACCCCGCCGTTGGAGAGCGTCCCGCCGACAGTAAGCCGGAGGTAGTCGGTCCAGGAGGCCGGCGCCAGCCCGTGGTTGGACACGGCCCAGTGGAGCACCTCCTCCCAGAGCGCGCCGCCGGGGACGTCCACGAAGGTGCCGGCGCCCGAGACGACGAGCTGCATCTGCGTGCCCCGGGCCACGGCGCGCATGTCCAGCACGAGCCCTCCCTCGGCCATGGCCTGCCCGGCCACCGAGTGCCCGTtgccgcgcgccgccacggTCAGGTGCGCCGTGAGCGCCGCCATGCTGACGAAGCTCGCCACGTCGTCCGCGCTCGCCGGGAACGCCACGCCGGCCGGGCGCGCGCTCACGAGGCCCCCGAagtcccgcgccgccgcgcactCCGCCGCGTCGGCCACCAGGGTCAGCTGGAGCGCCTGGTCGGGctccgtggccgcggcggcgtgctCCATGTACGCGAGCATCATCTTGACCTGGCAAGCGGAGCGCGTTTCTTGCTGCGGTGACTGTGTTTCTGTGGGAGTTGCCCGCTGAGGCTGGGATGAGCTGAGCAGACCTCTCTGCTCTGTAGTTTTGTGATGTCACTGTGCGCTCGCTTGCGCGCTGTCTCCGGCCTCTCTCTCGTGGTAGTTTGGGTCGCAGGAGTTTATATCGAGTGGACACGCGGACGTCCATTGCCATCAcgcctttcaaaaaaaagagaaatcgTGCGTTACTACGGACCAACAATAAAAATACCCATATAAAATTTGTGTACATTGTGCCATCTGGGAAATATATCATGCCTTTTGTCGCCTCATGTTTTTTCTCCACCCCAGTTCTGACAGAATGCACCACCCACTGGTCCAGCCCCTTTGCTATACTATCATCTTACACCGTTCTTGTTTTCCAATCCTCTTATCTGGGAAATTTGAATTGAAAACGTTGCCATCTCTTATCTGGGAAAAGAAAACTTGCGACTGccttgttttttctcttccgTGTGAAATTCTTAAGAGAATTTTATACTTGTGGCAAGAGAAAACTAATGCAGCCATGCATTTAtgacatatatattttttagtatACTCTAAAAATGTGTCTAGGTTGGACATTCGGATATGTCGTACACAATCTGTTAATATATGATCCAAACCGTGATAGAGATCTGTCGTTTCGTGAAGAAGTCACAAAGATAATAC includes:
- the LOC100825123 gene encoding cytokinin dehydrogenase 11, with amino-acid sequence MMLAYMEHAAAATEPDQALQLTLVADAAECAAARDFGGLVSARPAGVAFPASADDVASFVSMAALTAHLTVAARGNGHSVAGQAMAEGGLVLDMRAVARGTQMQLVVSGAGTFVDVPGGALWEEVLHWAVSNHGLAPASWTDYLRLTVGGTLSNGGVSGQSHRYGPQVSNVAELEVVTGDGKRHVCSPSSHSDLFFAVLGGLGQFGVITRARIPLSPAPQTVKWTRVVYASFAEYAADAEWLVTRPAESALDYVEGFAFVRSDDPVNGWPSVPIPGGAHFEPSLLPAGAGPVLYCLEVALYQHRHRQDDVDERMGAMMRQLKYVRGLEFAAEVGYVEFLSRVNHVEEEARRNGSWAAPHPWLNLFISSRDIARFDATVIKGMLSDGIDGPMLVYPMLNSKWDPNTSVALPEGEIFYLVALLRFCRPYPGGPAVDELVAQNSSIIEACHANGYDFKMYFPHYDTESDWARHFGATKWARFVDRKARYDPLAILAPGQKIFPRTPSSAAAARVIV